A section of the Pseudomonas lini genome encodes:
- a CDS encoding DUF488 domain-containing protein, producing the protein MPIHIVQLGSPRTANEGLRLGTVRRPPRGVPKAEFASRDFYDVWQPLLSPSPELVAEAKAADDAKAWGAFKRKFKAEMNHPAPSQMLDLLAALSHQTSLALGCYCEEEAHCHRSVLRELLEARGAKVV; encoded by the coding sequence ATGCCCATCCACATCGTCCAACTCGGCTCCCCCCGCACCGCGAATGAAGGCCTGCGCCTGGGCACGGTACGCCGCCCGCCTCGGGGTGTGCCGAAGGCCGAGTTTGCCAGCCGGGATTTCTACGATGTGTGGCAACCGCTGCTGTCCCCCAGCCCCGAGTTGGTGGCCGAAGCCAAAGCGGCGGACGATGCCAAAGCCTGGGGAGCCTTCAAGCGCAAATTCAAGGCCGAGATGAACCATCCCGCGCCCAGCCAGATGCTCGACCTGCTGGCCGCCCTCTCCCATCAAACGTCGCTGGCTTTGGGGTGTTATTGCGAGGAAGAGGCGCACTGCCACCGTTCCGTATTACGGGAGTTGCTGGAGGCACGGGGCGCGAAGGTTGTCTAG
- a CDS encoding cupin domain-containing protein, giving the protein MRTVHVIEAGKTPAPVKVVGETITILAGDDPTKPFEMHIQEGVQGGGPPLHFHPWDEAFYVIDGQIKVTVAGQSTIVSTGGYVHIPAGAIHAYKNISPTAKIIGVVSDPRGGQFFAALDQLKVPEDLPRILEISEGFGVTFLLPKSSEHT; this is encoded by the coding sequence ATGCGAACGGTTCACGTCATCGAAGCCGGGAAAACGCCCGCGCCGGTCAAAGTTGTTGGAGAGACAATCACTATTCTTGCCGGTGACGATCCGACCAAACCCTTTGAAATGCACATCCAGGAAGGTGTGCAAGGTGGCGGGCCACCGCTGCACTTTCACCCTTGGGACGAAGCGTTCTACGTCATCGATGGGCAGATCAAAGTGACGGTCGCGGGTCAATCCACCATCGTCTCGACCGGGGGTTACGTACACATCCCCGCTGGGGCGATCCATGCTTACAAGAACATCAGCCCCACCGCGAAAATCATTGGCGTGGTTTCCGATCCGCGTGGCGGTCAGTTTTTTGCGGCGTTGGATCAGCTCAAAGTGCCTGAAGACCTGCCTCGGATACTGGAGATATCTGAAGGCTTCGGCGTTACATTTCTGCTGCCGAAATCATCAGAACACACGTAA
- a CDS encoding Mut7-C RNAse domain-containing protein, with the protein MTRATFRFYEELNDFLPAGRRQQSFTCECARGATVKHMIEALGIPHTEVELVLLNGESVGFERVIFDGDRLAVYPKFEALDISPLLKVRAHPLRVLRFVADAHLGGLANLLRMSGFDTLYDNGFEDSEIAEIAAQQGRIVLTRDRELLKRRIISHGCYVHALKPSLQLRELYERLDLARSARPFSLCLHCNLPLHEISPEQARPQVPPRVGVLYSHFLRCDACQRVYWEGSHWRSMCELLAPLLAR; encoded by the coding sequence ATGACCCGTGCAACCTTCCGCTTCTACGAGGAGCTCAACGATTTCCTGCCGGCCGGACGGCGGCAGCAGTCCTTTACCTGCGAGTGCGCACGAGGGGCAACGGTCAAGCACATGATCGAGGCGCTCGGGATTCCGCATACCGAGGTCGAGCTGGTGCTGCTCAACGGCGAGTCGGTGGGCTTCGAACGGGTGATCTTCGACGGTGACCGGCTGGCGGTGTATCCCAAGTTCGAAGCGCTGGACATCAGCCCGCTGCTCAAGGTTCGTGCGCACCCTTTACGGGTGCTGCGCTTCGTCGCTGATGCGCACCTTGGCGGGCTGGCCAACCTGCTGCGCATGAGCGGCTTCGACACCCTCTACGACAATGGCTTCGAGGATAGCGAGATCGCCGAGATCGCCGCGCAGCAAGGACGCATCGTGCTAACCCGCGATCGCGAACTGCTCAAGCGGCGGATCATCAGCCACGGCTGTTACGTGCATGCCCTGAAACCGTCGCTGCAGCTGCGCGAATTGTACGAGCGCCTCGACCTGGCGCGTAGCGCGCGGCCATTCAGCCTGTGCCTTCATTGCAACCTGCCGCTGCACGAGATCAGCCCGGAACAGGCCAGGCCGCAGGTGCCGCCACGCGTTGGCGTCCTCTATTCACACTTCCTGCGCTGCGACGCCTGCCAACGGGTTTACTGGGAGGGTTCGCACTGGCGCAGCATGTGCGAACTGCTGGCACCTCTGCTGGCCCGATAG
- the pcsA gene encoding phosphatidylcholine synthase: MISTVHIARLKAWGAHGFTATGVVTAFLATLALLENQPTNCLLWLGVALIVDGLDGALARKVNVQSVLPSFDGSILDLVIDYLTYVFIPALFIYRYIPLPDYTLLLSVSLILVSSLFCFCNVNMKSKDNYFQGFPAAWNVVALCLYIIDPSPWITLLTVIGLALLTVTRMKFLHPFRVRRFMPINIAVTAIWLLCSLSLVVNHPVINPLVMGLWLLMSAYFLGICFWRTALEWFDSSRLK, from the coding sequence GTGATATCCACTGTACACATTGCCAGGCTCAAAGCATGGGGCGCCCATGGTTTTACCGCCACTGGCGTGGTCACAGCCTTCCTCGCGACCCTCGCCTTGTTGGAGAATCAGCCCACCAATTGCCTGCTATGGCTGGGCGTGGCGCTGATCGTCGACGGTCTGGACGGCGCGCTGGCGCGCAAGGTGAACGTGCAGTCGGTGCTGCCGAGTTTCGACGGTTCGATCCTCGACCTGGTGATTGACTACCTGACGTATGTGTTTATCCCGGCACTGTTCATCTATCGTTACATCCCGTTGCCGGACTACACCCTGCTGCTGAGCGTGTCGCTGATTCTGGTGTCGTCTCTGTTTTGCTTCTGCAACGTCAATATGAAGAGCAAGGACAATTACTTTCAGGGCTTCCCCGCCGCGTGGAACGTCGTTGCGCTGTGCCTGTACATCATCGACCCATCGCCGTGGATTACCTTGCTCACCGTCATCGGCCTGGCGCTGCTGACCGTGACCCGAATGAAATTCCTGCACCCGTTCCGCGTGCGGCGGTTCATGCCGATCAACATTGCCGTGACAGCCATCTGGCTGCTGTGCAGCTTGTCGCTGGTGGTCAACCACCCGGTCATCAATCCGCTGGTGATGGGTTTGTGGCTGCTGATGTCGGCGTACTTCCTGGGGATCTGCTTCTGGCGCACGGCGCTGGAGTGGTTCGACAGCTCGCGGCTCAAATAG
- a CDS encoding GFA family protein: MDGFHQGSCLCGAVKYQVSTELKAVTHCHCSQCRKGHGAAFATYASAPRSAVSIMTSAETLKGYQSSEGVTRQFCSNCGSSLFWSDSKGSFPDWISVAAGTLDTPLLAKKQKHACVSSKASWYEIQDPR; this comes from the coding sequence ATGGATGGGTTTCACCAAGGTAGCTGCCTATGCGGGGCGGTGAAGTATCAGGTGTCAACTGAGCTGAAAGCCGTCACCCATTGCCATTGCAGCCAATGCCGAAAGGGACATGGAGCAGCCTTCGCGACGTATGCCAGCGCCCCCAGGTCAGCGGTTTCGATCATGACCAGCGCAGAGACGCTCAAGGGTTATCAATCGTCCGAAGGCGTAACGCGACAGTTCTGCTCCAACTGTGGCTCCTCGCTGTTCTGGTCTGATTCGAAAGGATCGTTTCCGGACTGGATTTCGGTCGCAGCAGGTACGCTGGATACGCCATTACTGGCTAAAAAGCAGAAACATGCCTGTGTATCCTCGAAAGCGTCCTGGTACGAAATACAAGATCCGCGATAA
- a CDS encoding tellurite resistance TerB family protein — MSGEDYRCLTEFLPTNEDVVMNTSDLLEQLLRAGQGSQSQQSGGAASAQGGLGDLGGLLGGLLGRGAGAGAGGGGLGGLLGGLLGGNSPIGRSTQTRSGGTNYAALASLGMMAFQAYQAWQRSQASAPQQAPRTVDLLSGPEIEDHSHAILRALIAAAKADGRIDDAEKHMISTEIGRHTDDPQLQQWLDDEVARPLDAADVAQSAQDPGMAAEMYLASVMLVDDQQDAERNYLDELAAALKIDPELQVHLEQQAKGGAA, encoded by the coding sequence ATGTCTGGCGAAGACTATCGTTGCCTGACTGAGTTTCTGCCCACTAATGAGGACGTCGTCATGAACACCAGCGATTTGCTTGAGCAATTACTGCGGGCCGGCCAGGGCTCGCAGTCGCAACAAAGTGGCGGTGCGGCGTCAGCTCAAGGAGGTTTGGGCGATCTTGGCGGGTTGCTGGGTGGTCTGTTAGGGCGCGGCGCGGGTGCCGGTGCGGGCGGTGGAGGCTTGGGTGGTTTGCTCGGTGGTCTGCTGGGCGGCAATTCACCCATCGGTCGTTCGACCCAGACACGTTCGGGCGGCACCAATTATGCGGCATTGGCTTCTTTGGGGATGATGGCGTTCCAGGCGTATCAGGCCTGGCAACGCAGCCAGGCCTCGGCACCGCAACAGGCACCGCGCACCGTTGACCTGTTGTCTGGCCCGGAAATCGAAGACCACAGCCACGCCATCCTGCGTGCCTTGATCGCCGCCGCCAAGGCCGATGGCCGCATCGATGATGCCGAGAAACACATGATCAGCACCGAAATCGGCCGCCACACCGACGATCCGCAACTGCAGCAATGGCTCGATGACGAAGTCGCCCGGCCGCTGGATGCCGCCGATGTGGCGCAGTCCGCCCAGGATCCGGGCATGGCCGCCGAGATGTACCTTGCCAGCGTGATGTTGGTGGACGATCAGCAGGACGCCGAGCGCAATTATCTGGATGAATTGGCCGCTGCGTTGAAGATCGATCCAGAGTTGCAGGTGCACCTGGAGCAGCAGGCCAAGGGCGGTGCTGCCTGA
- the ligD gene encoding DNA ligase D gives MNKNLDDYNRMRDFSATSEPAAAKRSGKKTAKDHALQFCIQKHDASHLHYDFRLELDGALKSWAVPKGPSLDPKVKRLAIHVEDHPLDYATFEGTIPEGHYGAGDVIVWDRGVWIPLDDPAKAYTKGRLKFELKGEKLGGLWNLVRTHMPGKQEQWFLIKHQDSAARPDSEYDVVAAEPDSVLSDRTIVEKKHGAKETKPIKKAPGKARKEKSTQLTGARKARLPELLKPELATLVESAPTGEWSYEIKFDGYRVMARIDHDEVKLFTRNGHDWTHKLPGQAEALAALGLESAWLDGEMVVANEQGVPDFQALQNAFDSGRSGSIVYYLFDLPYLNGVDLREVPVEERRAALATVLKLNENPLLRFSDAFGESPEALLNSACEMKMEGLIGKRLGSPYVSRRTSDWIKLKCKHRQEFVVVGFTDPKGARSAFGALLLGLHDLDSGELRYAGKVGTGFNEATLKRIYEQLKPLQTKKPSVVNPPSGFEAKGVHWLKPTLLAEVAFAEMTKDGSVRHAVFHGLRDDKPAKEITEELPKTVNTSASKTSASKTAAPKSAAKKKSVAEKPDTAEPKNAQSTVAPSQIGLASGKVRITHPDRVIDVSSGTTKMQLAEYYASIAEWILPQLKDRPVALVRAPDGIAGELFFQKNAERLAIPGIVTLDKELTGQPVMIINNAKALIGAVQMSTVELHTWNATSVDLDKPDRFVLDLDPDPALPWKSMIEATQLTLTVLDELGLKAFLKTSGGKGIHLVVPLTRKQGWDEVKDFSHAIVSHMAKLLPDRFSAVSGPKNRVGRIFIDYLRNGLGATTICAYAVRTREGLPVSVPIFREEVVELKGGNQWNVHNVHERLAEIGDEPWAELKKTRQTITAEMRRRVGMKK, from the coding sequence ATGAACAAGAACCTGGACGATTACAACCGCATGCGCGATTTCTCGGCGACCTCGGAACCGGCCGCCGCCAAACGCTCGGGCAAAAAAACGGCGAAGGATCATGCGTTGCAATTCTGCATTCAGAAGCATGACGCCTCCCACCTGCACTATGACTTCCGCCTGGAACTCGACGGTGCGCTGAAAAGTTGGGCGGTGCCGAAGGGGCCGTCGCTGGACCCCAAGGTCAAGCGCCTGGCCATCCATGTCGAGGACCATCCACTGGATTACGCCACGTTCGAGGGCACCATTCCCGAAGGGCATTACGGCGCCGGCGATGTGATCGTCTGGGATCGTGGGGTGTGGATTCCCCTGGACGATCCGGCCAAGGCGTACACCAAGGGCCGGCTGAAATTCGAGCTGAAAGGAGAGAAGCTTGGCGGTCTGTGGAACCTCGTGCGCACGCACATGCCGGGCAAGCAGGAACAATGGTTTTTGATCAAGCATCAGGACAGCGCCGCCAGACCCGACAGCGAATACGACGTGGTCGCCGCCGAGCCGGACAGCGTGCTCAGCGACCGCACCATCGTGGAAAAAAAGCACGGAGCTAAAGAAACCAAACCGATCAAAAAAGCCCCTGGCAAGGCGCGCAAGGAAAAGTCGACACAACTGACGGGCGCGCGCAAAGCCAGGCTACCGGAGCTGCTCAAACCCGAACTGGCGACGCTGGTCGAATCCGCGCCGACCGGCGAATGGAGCTATGAGATCAAGTTCGACGGCTACCGGGTCATGGCGCGCATCGATCACGACGAGGTCAAACTCTTCACCCGCAATGGTCACGACTGGACCCACAAATTGCCCGGGCAAGCCGAGGCACTGGCAGCGCTGGGCCTGGAGTCGGCCTGGCTCGACGGCGAAATGGTGGTGGCCAACGAGCAGGGCGTTCCGGATTTTCAGGCATTGCAAAACGCGTTCGATTCCGGCCGAAGTGGCAGCATCGTTTACTACCTGTTCGACTTGCCCTACCTCAATGGCGTGGACCTGCGCGAAGTGCCTGTCGAGGAGCGCCGGGCGGCGCTGGCGACCGTGCTCAAGCTCAATGAGAATCCGCTGTTGCGATTCTCCGACGCCTTCGGCGAATCCCCTGAGGCGTTGCTCAACAGTGCTTGCGAAATGAAGATGGAAGGGCTGATCGGCAAACGCCTGGGCTCGCCTTACGTGTCTCGGCGCACCAGTGACTGGATCAAACTCAAGTGCAAGCATCGGCAGGAATTCGTTGTGGTCGGCTTCACCGATCCCAAAGGCGCACGCAGTGCTTTTGGCGCACTGTTGCTGGGATTGCACGACCTCGACAGCGGTGAGTTGCGTTATGCCGGCAAGGTGGGCACCGGGTTCAACGAGGCGACTCTCAAGCGTATTTACGAACAGTTGAAACCGCTGCAGACGAAAAAACCGTCGGTGGTCAATCCGCCTAGCGGTTTTGAAGCCAAGGGTGTGCATTGGCTCAAACCCACACTGTTGGCAGAAGTGGCCTTCGCCGAAATGACCAAGGACGGCTCGGTGCGCCACGCCGTGTTCCATGGTTTGCGTGATGACAAGCCAGCCAAAGAAATTACCGAGGAGCTGCCGAAAACCGTGAATACTTCAGCCTCGAAAACATCAGCCTCGAAAACCGCCGCACCAAAGTCCGCGGCAAAGAAGAAATCCGTCGCCGAGAAACCTGACACCGCCGAGCCAAAAAACGCCCAGTCGACTGTCGCGCCGTCGCAGATCGGCCTGGCCAGCGGCAAGGTGCGCATCACGCACCCGGACCGGGTGATCGACGTCAGCAGCGGCACCACCAAGATGCAACTGGCGGAGTACTACGCCAGCATTGCCGAATGGATTCTGCCGCAACTCAAGGACCGGCCGGTGGCGCTGGTGCGCGCGCCGGACGGCATCGCCGGCGAACTGTTCTTTCAGAAAAACGCCGAGCGCCTGGCCATTCCGGGGATTGTTACCCTGGACAAGGAACTGACGGGCCAACCGGTGATGATCATCAACAACGCCAAAGCGCTGATCGGCGCGGTGCAGATGAGCACGGTGGAACTGCACACCTGGAACGCCACGTCAGTCGATCTGGATAAACCCGATCGCTTCGTCCTCGACCTCGACCCGGACCCGGCGCTGCCCTGGAAAAGCATGATCGAAGCGACCCAGCTAACCCTCACAGTGCTGGATGAACTGGGGCTCAAGGCGTTTCTCAAAACCAGCGGCGGCAAGGGGATTCACCTGGTGGTACCGCTGACCCGAAAACAGGGGTGGGACGAGGTCAAGGACTTCAGCCACGCGATTGTCAGCCACATGGCCAAATTACTGCCGGATCGCTTTTCTGCGGTGTCCGGACCGAAAAACCGCGTCGGGCGGATCTTCATCGACTACCTGCGCAACGGTCTGGGCGCCACCACTATTTGCGCCTACGCCGTGCGCACCCGCGAAGGGCTGCCGGTGTCGGTGCCGATCTTTCGGGAGGAGGTGGTCGAGCTCAAGGGTGGCAATCAATGGAACGTGCACAATGTACATGAACGCTTGGCCGAGATCGGTGATGAACCCTGGGCCGAGCTGAAGAAAACCCGGCAGACGATTACTGCCGAAATGCGCCGGCGGGTCGGGATGAAAAAGTAA
- the cls gene encoding cardiolipin synthase has protein sequence MARAPSAPVQLDGIHGPLSAERSKAILDRLKSTGAETDIFDVHLAIEESIVGSPLTEGNKVDLLQDGPTTYQSMIKAVEAARDHINMETYILDDDEVGQRFAAALIARQQKGVQVNLIRDSVGTLGTPSAFFSRLTAAGIKVLEYNPVNPMTAKAGWDVNQRDHRKLLIVDGRIAFLGGINISSVYSGGSLSSHSKTRPNGDLPWRDTDLRIEGPVVAELQKLFIETWTTQKGEPLAARHYFPPPEREGTEVVRAIGSSPDEPFSLIYATLISALRSAQTEIWLTNAYFVPDPQLLAALKEAAARGVDVKLVLPSSTDSWLVLHAGRAYYSELLKANVKLYERRDALLHVKTAVIDGVWSSVGSTNLDWRSFLHNDEVNVVVLGTGFGKRMQAAFLADLAKSNEIKLEKWQRRSLGVRAKEQMARLWEYWL, from the coding sequence ATGGCTCGCGCGCCCTCTGCGCCAGTGCAGCTCGACGGGATACACGGACCTTTGTCAGCCGAGCGCAGCAAGGCCATTCTCGATCGACTCAAGTCCACCGGCGCAGAGACCGACATCTTCGACGTGCACCTTGCAATCGAAGAATCCATCGTCGGCAGCCCGCTAACGGAAGGAAACAAGGTCGACTTGCTGCAGGACGGCCCCACCACCTACCAGTCGATGATCAAAGCCGTGGAAGCTGCGCGCGACCACATCAACATGGAGACCTACATCCTTGACGATGATGAAGTCGGCCAGCGCTTCGCCGCCGCACTGATCGCTCGGCAACAGAAAGGCGTACAGGTCAATCTGATCCGTGACAGCGTCGGAACCCTTGGAACACCATCAGCGTTTTTCTCTCGATTGACCGCAGCGGGTATCAAGGTGCTGGAGTACAACCCAGTCAATCCGATGACGGCCAAAGCAGGCTGGGACGTGAACCAGCGCGACCACCGAAAGCTGCTGATAGTGGACGGCCGTATTGCCTTTCTCGGCGGGATCAACATCAGCAGCGTCTATTCAGGGGGCTCGCTCAGCTCTCACTCGAAGACTCGCCCAAATGGTGATCTGCCCTGGCGCGATACCGACTTGCGCATCGAGGGGCCCGTGGTTGCGGAACTGCAGAAGCTGTTCATCGAAACCTGGACGACCCAGAAAGGTGAACCACTCGCGGCTCGCCACTACTTTCCGCCACCTGAGCGCGAAGGCACCGAGGTGGTGCGCGCCATCGGTAGCTCGCCAGATGAGCCGTTCAGCCTGATCTATGCCACGCTGATTTCGGCGCTGCGTAGCGCGCAGACCGAGATATGGCTGACTAACGCCTATTTTGTACCCGACCCGCAGTTGCTGGCGGCACTCAAGGAGGCAGCAGCACGTGGAGTCGACGTCAAGTTGGTGCTGCCCAGCAGCACAGATTCGTGGCTGGTGCTCCATGCTGGTCGCGCTTACTACAGCGAGCTGCTGAAGGCCAACGTCAAACTTTACGAGCGCCGTGACGCGCTACTCCACGTCAAGACTGCAGTAATCGATGGCGTGTGGTCGAGTGTCGGCTCCACCAACCTGGACTGGCGCAGCTTCCTGCACAACGATGAAGTCAACGTTGTTGTGCTGGGCACCGGGTTTGGAAAAAGGATGCAGGCGGCATTCCTGGCTGATCTGGCCAAGTCGAACGAAATCAAGCTGGAAAAGTGGCAGCGTCGCTCGCTCGGTGTGAGAGCCAAGGAGCAGATGGCGCGACTCTGGGAATACTGGCTATGA
- a CDS encoding DNA/RNA non-specific endonuclease, with protein sequence MHLRKIAVGLSALVLLSTGAEARGLLDLLKPPTQHQEQVSRSGSVSQNAALDLYSNKQKQASFDGCTELFPAAKPINTATVPATMKPLALCSDNFAVLYSQTSKTPLVVVERLNAAQLQDAKGEERTNQFYPDPRIPKSGRAELSDYRSQHPAVDRGHQSPAADAPNPNAMAQSFALSNMVPQDPTNNRKIWSKVESDVRKFAKRADGNVFVFTGPLFDSGHTTIGDNKVWVPTRLFKLVYDASSKRAWAYVLPNAETRIERPMDYDAFVKSTGLKLLGNLPVTGSVGRS encoded by the coding sequence ATGCACCTACGCAAAATTGCAGTTGGGCTGTCGGCCCTTGTTTTGCTCTCGACCGGGGCAGAAGCCCGCGGTCTGCTGGATCTCCTCAAACCGCCCACCCAGCATCAGGAACAAGTATCCCGCTCGGGCTCGGTCAGCCAGAACGCGGCCCTGGACCTCTATTCAAACAAACAGAAACAGGCATCGTTTGACGGCTGCACAGAGCTGTTCCCGGCAGCTAAACCGATCAACACGGCCACTGTGCCTGCAACCATGAAACCCTTGGCGCTGTGTTCCGACAACTTTGCGGTGCTGTACTCGCAAACCAGCAAGACGCCATTGGTCGTGGTCGAACGCCTTAATGCCGCCCAACTGCAGGATGCCAAAGGCGAGGAGCGCACCAACCAGTTCTACCCGGACCCACGCATCCCCAAGAGTGGACGGGCAGAGTTGAGCGACTACCGCAGCCAACATCCGGCCGTGGACCGTGGCCATCAATCCCCGGCAGCCGATGCACCGAACCCCAATGCAATGGCCCAATCCTTTGCACTGTCGAACATGGTGCCGCAAGACCCAACCAACAACCGGAAGATCTGGAGTAAGGTCGAGTCCGATGTCAGGAAATTTGCCAAGCGAGCCGATGGCAATGTTTTTGTCTTTACCGGCCCGCTCTTTGACTCAGGCCACACCACCATCGGCGACAACAAGGTCTGGGTGCCGACTCGGCTGTTCAAGCTGGTTTACGACGCATCGTCCAAGCGTGCCTGGGCCTACGTACTGCCCAACGCTGAAACTCGCATCGAGAGACCGATGGACTATGACGCTTTCGTGAAGAGTACCGGGCTCAAGTTGCTGGGGAATCTACCGGTCACAGGTTCCGTAGGGCGCTCTTGA
- a CDS encoding DUF3303 domain-containing protein, translating into MLFIVRWSISPQHRNSAIERFLKTGGAPPAGVKMLGRWHAVGGSSGFGIAEADDPVSIQKWVLEWSDLMSMEVHAALTDEQAAPLLAAALGKQ; encoded by the coding sequence ATGTTATTCATCGTCCGTTGGTCCATCAGCCCGCAACATCGTAATAGCGCGATCGAACGTTTTCTCAAGACCGGTGGCGCGCCACCCGCAGGCGTCAAGATGCTGGGGCGCTGGCATGCCGTCGGCGGCTCGAGTGGTTTTGGCATTGCAGAAGCCGATGATCCGGTGTCGATTCAGAAGTGGGTGCTGGAATGGAGCGACCTCATGAGCATGGAAGTCCACGCCGCATTGACCGATGAACAGGCGGCTCCGCTGCTGGCTGCCGCGCTCGGCAAGCAATAG
- a CDS encoding DUF2986 domain-containing protein, whose protein sequence is MKQLLKAHAKKASAKLAPPSKSKYICKADRLKLAAESSQDSIISSES, encoded by the coding sequence ATAAAGCAGTTATTAAAGGCTCACGCCAAAAAGGCGAGTGCCAAATTGGCACCGCCAAGCAAGTCCAAATACATTTGTAAAGCTGACCGATTGAAGCTGGCTGCTGAATCCAGTCAGGACTCAATCATTTCTTCTGAGAGCTAA
- a CDS encoding RAD55 family ATPase produces the protein MSTKVTINRLATGVPGLDEVLGGGLPEFSFNLIAGPPGCGKTTLAHQMMFALATPERPALFFTVLGEPPLKMLRYQQQFDFFDSEAINNSIRYINLANDTLAGNLDEVLRRIVSAVETHSPSLVFVDSFRSVVLASQTQDNPNNNLPQFVQQLGMLMTTWQATTFLIGEYFTETDTNPIFTVADGLIWLRQSVQRNSMVRKMEIMKMRGQPTLPGLHTFRIATSGIKVFAPATINPAEAPLEFPIKRLKMGVPPLDEMLGGGLPRGYSLLVAGPSGSGKSILAATFLAEGARNGETGVIAVFEQRPNHSQNATLASLIQSGQVGLVDSRAPDLSIDEIVQLLLAEIARLKATRVVIDSLSGFELALAPTFREDFRESLSRMVTALTSAGVSVLMTSELEDRYTDLRFSPYGTAFLTDAIIVQRYIEVQSRLLRIMAVVKVRASAHSDELRLYHIDDNGLQIGEMLPDQEGLLGGRPTRQRPGDNNA, from the coding sequence ATGAGCACCAAAGTGACTATCAACCGCTTGGCCACCGGCGTGCCAGGACTGGACGAGGTGCTGGGCGGAGGTTTGCCGGAGTTTTCGTTCAACTTGATCGCCGGCCCTCCGGGCTGCGGTAAGACCACCCTCGCTCACCAGATGATGTTTGCCCTGGCGACGCCCGAACGTCCGGCGCTGTTCTTTACGGTGCTTGGCGAGCCGCCGCTGAAGATGCTGCGTTATCAACAGCAATTCGATTTTTTCGACAGTGAAGCAATCAACAATTCGATTCGCTATATCAACCTAGCCAACGACACCCTCGCCGGGAATCTGGACGAAGTGCTGCGGCGCATCGTCAGCGCGGTGGAGACGCACTCTCCATCACTGGTGTTCGTCGACTCGTTCCGTTCGGTGGTGCTGGCCAGCCAGACCCAGGACAACCCCAACAACAATCTGCCGCAGTTCGTTCAGCAATTGGGCATGTTGATGACCACCTGGCAGGCGACGACCTTCCTGATCGGCGAATATTTCACCGAAACCGACACCAACCCGATTTTCACTGTGGCCGATGGCCTGATCTGGCTGCGCCAAAGCGTTCAGCGCAATTCCATGGTGCGCAAGATGGAAATCATGAAGATGCGCGGCCAGCCGACGCTGCCGGGCCTGCACACCTTCCGCATCGCTACGTCGGGGATCAAGGTATTTGCTCCAGCGACAATCAATCCCGCTGAGGCTCCGCTGGAGTTCCCCATCAAGCGCCTGAAAATGGGCGTGCCACCGCTCGATGAGATGCTCGGTGGTGGTCTGCCACGCGGCTATTCATTGCTGGTGGCCGGGCCCTCGGGCTCGGGTAAAAGTATTCTGGCTGCGACCTTCCTCGCCGAAGGCGCACGCAATGGTGAAACCGGCGTGATTGCGGTGTTCGAACAGCGCCCCAATCATTCACAAAACGCCACTCTGGCCAGCCTAATCCAGAGTGGTCAGGTCGGTCTGGTGGACAGCCGCGCGCCGGATCTATCCATCGACGAAATAGTCCAGTTACTGTTAGCTGAGATCGCCCGACTGAAAGCCACTCGCGTGGTGATCGATTCGCTGTCGGGTTTCGAACTGGCGCTGGCGCCGACCTTTCGCGAAGATTTTCGCGAGTCGCTGTCACGCATGGTCACTGCGCTGACCAGCGCCGGGGTCAGTGTACTGATGACCTCGGAGCTGGAAGACCGCTACACCGATCTGCGATTCAGCCCTTACGGCACCGCGTTTCTCACCGACGCAATCATCGTTCAGCGCTATATTGAAGTGCAGAGCCGCTTGTTGCGGATCATGGCCGTGGTCAAGGTGCGGGCCAGCGCCCACTCCGATGAGTTGCGCCTGTACCACATTGACGATAACGGCCTTCAGATCGGCGAAATGCTACCGGATCAGGAAGGTTTGCTCGGGGGGCGGCCAACCCGGCAGCGTCCCGGAGACAACAATGCGTGA
- a CDS encoding VOC family protein, translating into MITPRYILLFVENPAVSARFYEFLLERKPVEESPTFALFVLEGGYKLGLWSRHTAEPAAQATGGGTELAFPVESAEQVDALFADWSALGLTMAQAPTELDFGRTFVALDPDNHRLRVFHPSLS; encoded by the coding sequence ATGATCACTCCCCGTTATATTTTGCTTTTCGTGGAAAACCCCGCCGTCAGTGCGCGGTTCTATGAGTTTCTGCTGGAGCGCAAGCCCGTGGAAGAGTCACCGACCTTCGCGCTGTTTGTCCTGGAGGGCGGCTACAAACTGGGGCTCTGGTCACGGCACACCGCCGAACCGGCAGCGCAAGCGACGGGCGGCGGGACCGAGCTGGCGTTCCCGGTGGAGTCCGCCGAGCAGGTCGATGCACTGTTTGCCGATTGGAGCGCGCTTGGGCTGACCATGGCGCAAGCACCGACAGAGCTGGACTTCGGTCGCACCTTCGTCGCGCTTGACCCGGATAACCATCGACTGCGCGTGTTCCACCCCTCGCTGAGCTGA